The Deltaproteobacteria bacterium genome has a segment encoding these proteins:
- a CDS encoding DUF4276 family protein, which translates to MSVEHIEFLVEELSMEAALRLLLPKVIGNRSFDVHPFSGKADLLARLPNRLRGYAKWIPNTWRIVVLVDRDSGDCRDLKTRLEKMASDAKLPTRSNPRKGRYTVVNRLAIEELEAWYFGDWEAVRAAFPRVPKSIPAAAKYRDPDAVTGGTWEAFESVLQKVGYHESGLRKIEAARDIAENMVPERNRSRSFQVLRQALLEMAAP; encoded by the coding sequence ATGAGTGTTGAACACATCGAGTTTCTCGTCGAGGAACTGTCAATGGAAGCGGCGCTGCGACTGCTTCTTCCGAAGGTCATCGGCAACCGGTCGTTCGATGTTCATCCATTCTCGGGCAAGGCGGATCTCCTCGCCCGTCTGCCCAACCGACTGCGCGGCTATGCCAAATGGATTCCCAATACGTGGCGCATCGTCGTGCTCGTTGACCGCGATAGCGGTGACTGCCGCGACCTGAAGACGCGACTGGAGAAAATGGCTTCGGACGCGAAGCTCCCGACGCGATCGAATCCTCGAAAGGGGCGATACACCGTTGTCAATCGGCTGGCGATCGAGGAACTTGAGGCATGGTACTTCGGAGACTGGGAAGCCGTGCGCGCGGCTTTCCCTCGAGTCCCGAAGTCGATTCCCGCCGCGGCGAAATACCGCGATCCCGACGCGGTGACCGGGGGAACGTGGGAAGCGTTCGAGTCCGTCCTTCAGAAGGTGGGATATCACGAGAGCGGGTTACGAAAGATCGAGGCCGCGAGAGACATCGCCGAAAACATGGTCCCGGAGCGAAATCGGTCACGGAGTTTTCAGGTCTTACGTCAGGCGCTGTTGGAGATGGCCGCGCCGTAA
- a CDS encoding AAA family ATPase has translation MERKPKAKSAARTPNPARIESFSVRNYRALRSVELREITPMTVLLGPNGSGKSTIFDVFNFLSECFQYGLRHAWDRRGRARELRTRGQNGPVVIELQYRERHGQPIITYHLAIDEDSKGPRVVEEWLQWKRGKYGKPFRFLDYKDGRGEVVSAKLPDEDDQRIKVPLRSRDMIAVSTLGQLAEHPRVAALREFITDWYVSYLSIDDTRGQPEAGPQERLSKTGDNLANVVQYLAEQHPKHLKEIFATLSRRVPRLEKVLAESMPDGRLLLQIKDAPFKRPVLSRFASDGTLKLLAYLTVLHDPDPPQFIGIEEPENFLHPRLLPELAEECRAASAGSQLLATTHSPFFLNGLRPNEVRVLYRDEKGYTQALRASDIPGVPEFVSEGASLGQLWLEGQFGVGDPLVRAGAPAVSRKAR, from the coding sequence CCGATGACGGTGCTCCTCGGGCCCAACGGGAGCGGCAAGTCGACGATTTTCGACGTGTTCAATTTCCTGTCCGAATGCTTCCAGTACGGCCTCAGGCACGCGTGGGATCGTCGCGGGCGGGCCCGGGAGCTTCGTACCCGCGGGCAGAATGGGCCTGTGGTCATCGAACTCCAGTATCGGGAGCGCCATGGCCAACCCATTATCACGTACCACCTCGCGATCGACGAAGATTCGAAGGGTCCCCGCGTCGTCGAAGAGTGGCTCCAGTGGAAGCGCGGGAAATACGGCAAGCCCTTTCGCTTTCTCGACTACAAGGATGGTCGCGGTGAAGTGGTCAGCGCAAAGCTGCCGGACGAAGATGACCAACGCATCAAAGTTCCGCTGCGATCTCGTGACATGATCGCCGTCAGCACGCTCGGGCAGCTTGCCGAGCACCCGCGCGTCGCCGCTCTGCGTGAGTTCATCACGGATTGGTACGTCTCGTATCTGTCGATCGACGACACACGCGGCCAACCCGAAGCCGGTCCGCAGGAGAGACTCAGCAAGACGGGAGACAATCTCGCCAACGTCGTCCAGTACCTCGCGGAGCAACACCCGAAGCATCTGAAAGAGATTTTCGCCACGCTGAGCCGGCGTGTTCCACGTCTGGAAAAAGTGCTGGCAGAGTCGATGCCCGACGGCCGTCTCCTGCTTCAAATCAAGGACGCGCCCTTCAAGCGGCCGGTGCTGTCCCGTTTCGCGTCCGACGGGACGCTGAAACTGCTCGCTTATTTGACGGTTCTTCACGACCCCGATCCGCCGCAATTCATCGGCATCGAGGAGCCCGAAAACTTTCTGCATCCGCGACTTCTCCCCGAGCTCGCCGAAGAATGCCGCGCCGCCTCGGCAGGTTCTCAACTGCTCGCCACGACACACTCGCCGTTTTTTCTGAACGGTCTTCGACCGAACGAGGTGCGGGTCCTTTATCGAGACGAAAAGGGATACACGCAGGCATTGCGGGCATCGGATATCCCCGGCGTTCCGGAGTTCGTTTCGGAGGGCGCGTCATTGGGGCAGCTCTGGCTGGAAGGGCAATTCGGAGTAGGCGATCCCCTCGTCCGCGCCGGCGCCCCCGCCGTATCTCGGAAAGCGAGATGA